A single region of the Chrysoperla carnea chromosome 5, inChrCarn1.1, whole genome shotgun sequence genome encodes:
- the LOC123301000 gene encoding uncharacterized protein LOC123301000 isoform X2 codes for MRLPHQVAPVCRRHYSSCCSIMSDKDAGFCSGEDDIDVDDVHSPTDASEDSIEVKVTPISPRNKNKRKCAEPRKVPLNEVGPLKKRIRRDITTTPTSIENQNPFRPWSSSDNNNDPNIVPYHPVYGYKPPPLIAQDEPLSLVKVEKRSKKIDEPQVSTSIASIRPKDFARFPTEDYHRVPPHPGVIPPRHQSTTPQNVPEPTKFTTQQQKLSSQQQKEHRNYKNMTRERRIEANARERTRVHTISAAFDTLRRAIPAYSHNQKLSKLSVLRIACSYILTLSRVAGTDYSADQSEPPLANCVDLVSRTIQTEGKLRKKKDD; via the coding sequence gtTCAATTATGTCTGACAAAGATGCCGGATTTTGTTCGGGTGAAGATGACATCGATGTAGATGATGTACATTCACCAACAGATGCCAGTGAAGATAGTATCGAAGTGAAAGTAACACCAATATCACctcgtaataaaaataaacgaaaatgtgCTGAGCCCCGTAAAGTACCCTTGAATGAAGTAGGTCCATTAAAGAAAAGAATCCGTCGAGATATTACCACTACGCCGACatcaattgaaaatcaaaatccaTTTCGACCATGGAGTAGTAGTGATAATAACAACGATCCAAATATTGTACCGTATCATCCAGTTTATGGTTACAAACCCCCACCACTGATAGCACAAGATGAACCATTATCATTggtcaaagttgaaaaaaggAGTAAAAAGATTGATGAGCCACAAGTATCAACATCGATAGCATCAATAAGACCTAAAGATTTTGCACGATTTCCTACTGAAGATTACCATCGTGTACCCCCACATCCTGGTGTTATACCCCCAAGACACCAATCCACCACACCCCAGAATGTTCCAGAACCAACAAAGTTCACAACGCAACAACAGAAATTATCATCACAACAGCAAAAGGAACAtcgtaattataaaaatatgacacGTGAACGACGAATAGAAGCGAATGCACGCGAACGTACCCGAGTGCATACAATTAGTGCAGCATTTGACACTTTACGACGTGCAATACCTGCGTACTctcataatcaaaaattatcaaaattatctgTGTTACGAATTGCGTgttcatatattttaacattatctcGTGTGGCCGGCACTGATTACAGTGCGGATCAGAGTGAACCTCCATTAGCCAATTGTGTTGATCTTGTTAGTCGGACAATACAAACTGAAGGTAAATTACGAAAAAAGAAAGacgattga
- the LOC123301000 gene encoding uncharacterized protein LOC123301000 isoform X3, whose amino-acid sequence MFNFFLICGSIMSDKDAGFCSGEDDIDVDDVHSPTDASEDSIEVKVTPISPRNKNKRKCAEPRKVPLNEVGPLKKRIRRDITTTPTSIENQNPFRPWSSSDNNNDPNIVPYHPVYGYKPPPLIAQDEPLSLVKVEKRSKKIDEPQVSTSIASIRPKDFARFPTEDYHRVPPHPGVIPPRHQSTTPQNVPEPTKFTTQQQKLSSQQQKEHRNYKNMTRERRIEANARERTRVHTISAAFDTLRRAIPAYSHNQKLSKLSVLRIACSYILTLSRVAGTDYSADQSEPPLANCVDLVSRTIQTEGKLRKKKDD is encoded by the exons atgttcaatttttttctgatcTGCG gtTCAATTATGTCTGACAAAGATGCCGGATTTTGTTCGGGTGAAGATGACATCGATGTAGATGATGTACATTCACCAACAGATGCCAGTGAAGATAGTATCGAAGTGAAAGTAACACCAATATCACctcgtaataaaaataaacgaaaatgtgCTGAGCCCCGTAAAGTACCCTTGAATGAAGTAGGTCCATTAAAGAAAAGAATCCGTCGAGATATTACCACTACGCCGACatcaattgaaaatcaaaatccaTTTCGACCATGGAGTAGTAGTGATAATAACAACGATCCAAATATTGTACCGTATCATCCAGTTTATGGTTACAAACCCCCACCACTGATAGCACAAGATGAACCATTATCATTggtcaaagttgaaaaaaggAGTAAAAAGATTGATGAGCCACAAGTATCAACATCGATAGCATCAATAAGACCTAAAGATTTTGCACGATTTCCTACTGAAGATTACCATCGTGTACCCCCACATCCTGGTGTTATACCCCCAAGACACCAATCCACCACACCCCAGAATGTTCCAGAACCAACAAAGTTCACAACGCAACAACAGAAATTATCATCACAACAGCAAAAGGAACAtcgtaattataaaaatatgacacGTGAACGACGAATAGAAGCGAATGCACGCGAACGTACCCGAGTGCATACAATTAGTGCAGCATTTGACACTTTACGACGTGCAATACCTGCGTACTctcataatcaaaaattatcaaaattatctgTGTTACGAATTGCGTgttcatatattttaacattatctcGTGTGGCCGGCACTGATTACAGTGCGGATCAGAGTGAACCTCCATTAGCCAATTGTGTTGATCTTGTTAGTCGGACAATACAAACTGAAGGTAAATTACGAAAAAAGAAAGacgattga
- the LOC123301000 gene encoding uncharacterized protein LOC123301000 isoform X1 has product MASTTTATIRNSTVGGDLSTLILKGSIMSDKDAGFCSGEDDIDVDDVHSPTDASEDSIEVKVTPISPRNKNKRKCAEPRKVPLNEVGPLKKRIRRDITTTPTSIENQNPFRPWSSSDNNNDPNIVPYHPVYGYKPPPLIAQDEPLSLVKVEKRSKKIDEPQVSTSIASIRPKDFARFPTEDYHRVPPHPGVIPPRHQSTTPQNVPEPTKFTTQQQKLSSQQQKEHRNYKNMTRERRIEANARERTRVHTISAAFDTLRRAIPAYSHNQKLSKLSVLRIACSYILTLSRVAGTDYSADQSEPPLANCVDLVSRTIQTEGKLRKKKDD; this is encoded by the coding sequence gtTCAATTATGTCTGACAAAGATGCCGGATTTTGTTCGGGTGAAGATGACATCGATGTAGATGATGTACATTCACCAACAGATGCCAGTGAAGATAGTATCGAAGTGAAAGTAACACCAATATCACctcgtaataaaaataaacgaaaatgtgCTGAGCCCCGTAAAGTACCCTTGAATGAAGTAGGTCCATTAAAGAAAAGAATCCGTCGAGATATTACCACTACGCCGACatcaattgaaaatcaaaatccaTTTCGACCATGGAGTAGTAGTGATAATAACAACGATCCAAATATTGTACCGTATCATCCAGTTTATGGTTACAAACCCCCACCACTGATAGCACAAGATGAACCATTATCATTggtcaaagttgaaaaaaggAGTAAAAAGATTGATGAGCCACAAGTATCAACATCGATAGCATCAATAAGACCTAAAGATTTTGCACGATTTCCTACTGAAGATTACCATCGTGTACCCCCACATCCTGGTGTTATACCCCCAAGACACCAATCCACCACACCCCAGAATGTTCCAGAACCAACAAAGTTCACAACGCAACAACAGAAATTATCATCACAACAGCAAAAGGAACAtcgtaattataaaaatatgacacGTGAACGACGAATAGAAGCGAATGCACGCGAACGTACCCGAGTGCATACAATTAGTGCAGCATTTGACACTTTACGACGTGCAATACCTGCGTACTctcataatcaaaaattatcaaaattatctgTGTTACGAATTGCGTgttcatatattttaacattatctcGTGTGGCCGGCACTGATTACAGTGCGGATCAGAGTGAACCTCCATTAGCCAATTGTGTTGATCTTGTTAGTCGGACAATACAAACTGAAGGTAAATTACGAAAAAAGAAAGacgattga